The Marinobacter subterrani genome has a segment encoding these proteins:
- a CDS encoding Lrp/AsnC ligand binding domain-containing protein, producing MADLDRIDQSIIRELQKNSRITVTELASRVGLSKTPCQVRMRRLEEQGYITGYTALVNQTKLGLSHIAFAQVTLNDTSSGALTAFNNAVKQLSAVEQCHMIAGNFDYLLKVRTRNMQEYRQVLGEEISALPHVLQTSTFVVMENVKDAGI from the coding sequence ATGGCCGATTTGGACAGAATTGACCAATCCATCATTCGCGAATTACAGAAAAATTCCCGGATCACCGTGACCGAACTCGCTTCCCGGGTCGGCCTTTCCAAAACCCCGTGCCAGGTCCGGATGCGCCGCCTGGAGGAACAGGGTTACATCACCGGTTATACCGCGCTGGTCAACCAGACCAAGCTGGGACTGAGCCACATCGCCTTTGCCCAGGTCACCCTGAATGACACCAGCAGTGGCGCACTGACGGCCTTCAACAACGCCGTCAAGCAGTTATCCGCGGTGGAGCAATGCCACATGATTGCCGGCAACTTCGACTATCTTCTGAAAGTCCGCACCCGGAACATGCAGGAATACCGACAGGTCCTTGGAGAGGAAATATCGGCCCTGCCCCATGTGCTCCAGACCAGCACGTTTGTGGTGATGGAAAACGTGAAGGATGCGGGCATCTGA
- a CDS encoding helix-turn-helix domain-containing protein, with the protein MSALLACDWPGNIRQLVNALMFAEATCDGGEITANDLPEECVPDRMPPLENDLAASDSESTPLLNALHANHWNISEVARQFGVSRPTVYRWMGQQGITLPRFLSRGDASGR; encoded by the coding sequence GTGAGCGCACTTCTGGCCTGCGACTGGCCAGGGAACATTCGCCAGCTGGTCAATGCACTGATGTTTGCTGAGGCAACCTGTGACGGCGGCGAGATCACAGCCAATGACTTGCCGGAGGAATGCGTGCCTGACCGCATGCCTCCCCTCGAAAATGACCTGGCTGCCAGTGATAGCGAATCAACGCCTCTGCTGAATGCCCTGCACGCTAACCACTGGAACATTTCAGAGGTGGCCAGACAGTTCGGGGTATCCCGGCCAACGGTTTATCGCTGGATGGGGCAGCAGGGAATTACCTTACCCCGTTTTCTGAGTCGGGGAGATGCCTCCGGCAGATAG
- a CDS encoding sigma-54-dependent Fis family transcriptional regulator has product MTAQQLAQRHHIDSILSYAEGRRSATASPETELIGRSWKRCITDYGLDPSQPRSARIVTQQTLREHQDSVDEFLNVARAGVEQLYGMISHLGYVLLLTDDRGITVQYLGDRRSDRRLRQAGLYLGADWSEQYAGTCAVGTCIAEQQALTCHRVDHFDATHISLTCTSAPILDSSGKLLAVLDISALDSPQARYSQTFALNLTQLYARMIEDAYFLRRYRNQVIFRCDASREFVQVNGQYLFAIDEAGRVEASNTAGRALIGDMPRQKIIDQKPGLTQLFDCQLEDIWSIPFDQEDQVRAFRRQGSGDTFFAALIQPRIVSPRSAGPESFAADERVPGLDRLAADDPVMRRTLGLAKRLRNRDVGLLILGETGTGKEILARAIHDSGNRSKRAFVAVNCAAIPESLIESELFGYVAGAFTGARTKGMRGLIQQADGGTLFLDEIGDMPLQLQTRLLRVLAEGEILPIGGDRPVRVNCRVIAATHQDLGQLIERGDFRADLYYRLNGASLKLPPLRQRADRLHVIHSVLDNLIAGGGAIGSSIACRRRERTSGLRLAREHSPAGQCTDVC; this is encoded by the coding sequence ATGACCGCGCAACAACTTGCCCAACGTCACCACATCGATTCCATTCTCAGCTATGCCGAGGGGAGACGGTCAGCAACAGCATCCCCCGAGACGGAGCTGATCGGGCGTTCGTGGAAGCGCTGCATAACGGATTACGGGCTTGACCCGAGCCAGCCCCGTAGCGCCCGTATCGTCACTCAGCAGACCCTGCGGGAGCACCAGGACTCGGTGGACGAGTTCCTGAATGTGGCAAGGGCAGGCGTCGAACAGTTGTATGGGATGATTTCCCATCTGGGGTATGTGCTGCTGCTGACCGACGATCGCGGGATTACTGTCCAGTACCTGGGTGACAGGCGTTCCGACCGGCGCCTTCGACAGGCAGGGCTATATCTCGGCGCTGACTGGAGCGAACAGTATGCTGGTACCTGTGCCGTTGGAACCTGTATTGCGGAGCAGCAGGCACTGACCTGCCATCGGGTTGATCATTTTGATGCGACTCATATCAGCCTGACCTGCACTTCGGCACCGATCCTCGACTCCTCCGGCAAGCTGCTGGCGGTGTTGGATATTTCCGCACTGGACTCGCCGCAGGCCCGCTACAGTCAGACGTTTGCGCTTAACCTGACTCAGCTCTACGCCCGAATGATTGAAGACGCCTACTTCCTCCGTAGATACCGTAATCAGGTGATTTTCCGCTGTGATGCCTCACGGGAGTTCGTCCAGGTAAACGGGCAATATCTCTTCGCCATCGACGAGGCGGGGCGGGTAGAAGCCAGCAATACTGCGGGTCGTGCGCTGATTGGCGATATGCCTCGGCAGAAAATCATAGACCAGAAGCCAGGCCTGACTCAGCTTTTCGATTGTCAACTGGAGGATATCTGGAGCATCCCGTTTGATCAGGAGGACCAGGTGCGGGCTTTCCGTCGTCAGGGCAGCGGCGACACCTTCTTTGCTGCGCTGATTCAGCCGCGCATCGTCTCCCCCCGGTCGGCTGGGCCTGAATCATTCGCAGCGGATGAGCGGGTTCCGGGGCTGGATAGGCTGGCTGCCGACGACCCTGTCATGCGCCGTACGCTTGGCCTGGCCAAGCGGCTTCGAAATCGGGACGTAGGCCTGCTGATACTTGGTGAGACCGGTACCGGGAAGGAGATTCTTGCCCGGGCTATCCACGACTCAGGCAATCGGAGCAAACGGGCGTTTGTGGCTGTTAATTGCGCCGCAATTCCGGAATCGTTGATTGAGAGCGAACTGTTCGGATACGTTGCCGGCGCCTTCACGGGCGCACGAACCAAAGGCATGCGAGGACTGATCCAGCAAGCGGATGGTGGCACGCTGTTCCTTGACGAGATTGGGGACATGCCACTGCAACTTCAAACCCGGCTATTGAGGGTCCTCGCTGAAGGGGAGATCCTGCCGATTGGTGGGGACAGGCCCGTTCGTGTGAACTGTCGGGTCATCGCCGCAACCCATCAGGATCTGGGGCAGTTGATTGAGCGCGGTGATTTCCGTGCGGACCTCTACTATCGTCTCAATGGCGCTTCTCTGAAGCTGCCGCCGCTGCGGCAAAGGGCGGACCGGCTGCACGTTATTCATTCTGTACTGGATAACCTGATTGCCGGCGGGGGGGCAATCGGCAGTTCGATTGCGTGCAGACGCCGTGAGCGCACTTCTGGCCTGCGACTGGCCAGGGAACATTCGCCAGCTGGTCAATGCACTGATGTTTGCTGA
- a CDS encoding flavin-containing monooxygenase: MTQHPLTPTEKVEQWLASFSETLQTDSPEQAADHFEEGGFWRDLVSMTWNIKTLEGRDEIRSMLATMAKARQPHNWQVSEEATEQNGVLEAWITFETDDAFGKGQLRLRDGKAWTLLTTMQELRDFPEKRKHLRPKGAQHGASKSRKTWLEARQEEERELGYGKQPYCVVIGGGQGGIGLAARLRQLDVPTIVIERNPRPGDSWRNRYKSLCLHDPVWYDHMPYIPFPEHWPVFCPKDKVGDWLEMYTKIMELNYWSSTECTGARFDEDRQEWIVNVVRDGEKVTLRPKQLVLATGMSGIPNIPNIPGMDSFEGEQHHSSKHPGGEAYKGKKCIVLGSNNSAHDICAALWENDADVTMIQRSSTHIIKSDTLMDLALGGLYSEQAVENGITTEKADLTFASLPYRIMPEFHKPVYEQAQEQDADFYNRLRKAGFMLDFGDDGSGLFMKYLRRGSGYYIDVGASELVAQGEIKLNSGVTIERINPRSVTLTDGTELPADLIVYATGFGSMNGWAARIISQEVADKVGKCWGMGSDTTKDPGPWEGELRNMWKPTQQQALWFHGGNLHQSRHYSLYLALQLKARMEGLETPVYGLQTVHHLS, from the coding sequence ATGACACAACACCCTCTTACCCCTACCGAAAAAGTCGAGCAATGGCTCGCCAGTTTCAGTGAAACCCTGCAAACAGACAGCCCCGAACAGGCTGCTGATCACTTTGAGGAAGGCGGGTTCTGGCGGGATCTTGTTTCAATGACCTGGAACATCAAGACCCTTGAAGGCCGAGACGAAATCCGGAGCATGCTCGCTACCATGGCGAAAGCCAGGCAGCCCCACAACTGGCAGGTATCCGAGGAGGCCACCGAACAGAACGGTGTGCTGGAAGCCTGGATCACCTTCGAGACCGATGACGCCTTCGGCAAAGGGCAGTTGCGGCTTCGTGACGGCAAGGCCTGGACCCTGCTCACCACCATGCAGGAGCTGCGGGACTTCCCGGAGAAACGCAAACACCTGCGCCCCAAGGGCGCCCAGCACGGCGCCAGCAAGTCCCGCAAGACCTGGCTCGAGGCCAGACAGGAAGAAGAGCGGGAACTCGGTTACGGCAAACAGCCTTATTGTGTGGTCATCGGTGGTGGCCAGGGTGGCATTGGCCTGGCAGCCCGCTTACGGCAACTGGATGTGCCCACCATCGTCATCGAGCGTAACCCGAGGCCCGGCGATTCCTGGCGCAACCGTTACAAGTCCCTGTGCCTGCACGACCCGGTGTGGTACGACCACATGCCCTACATTCCATTCCCGGAGCACTGGCCAGTCTTCTGCCCCAAGGACAAAGTTGGGGACTGGCTGGAGATGTACACCAAAATCATGGAGCTGAACTACTGGAGCTCGACCGAATGCACCGGCGCCCGCTTTGACGAGGACCGGCAGGAGTGGATCGTTAACGTGGTCCGGGATGGGGAAAAAGTGACCCTCCGCCCCAAACAGCTTGTACTGGCTACCGGCATGTCCGGCATCCCCAATATCCCGAACATTCCGGGCATGGACAGCTTTGAGGGGGAACAGCATCATTCCAGCAAACACCCGGGCGGGGAAGCCTACAAGGGCAAGAAGTGCATCGTGCTGGGCTCCAACAATTCAGCCCATGACATCTGCGCCGCCCTCTGGGAAAACGATGCCGACGTAACCATGATTCAGCGCTCCTCCACCCATATCATCAAGTCCGACACACTCATGGACCTGGCACTGGGTGGCCTCTATTCGGAGCAGGCAGTCGAAAACGGCATCACCACCGAAAAGGCCGATCTGACCTTCGCGTCGCTCCCCTACCGGATCATGCCTGAATTCCACAAGCCGGTTTACGAGCAGGCGCAGGAACAGGATGCGGATTTCTACAACCGCCTGAGGAAGGCAGGCTTCATGCTGGACTTCGGTGATGATGGCTCCGGCCTGTTTATGAAGTACCTCCGCCGTGGCTCCGGTTATTACATCGATGTCGGCGCCTCGGAACTCGTCGCTCAGGGGGAAATCAAGCTGAATAGCGGCGTGACCATTGAGCGCATAAACCCCAGGTCCGTGACCCTGACAGACGGTACCGAGCTGCCCGCAGATCTGATCGTGTATGCCACCGGCTTCGGCTCAATGAATGGCTGGGCCGCCCGTATCATTTCCCAGGAGGTCGCCGATAAGGTGGGCAAATGCTGGGGGATGGGCTCGGATACCACCAAGGATCCCGGCCCCTGGGAGGGCGAACTGCGCAACATGTGGAAACCGACCCAGCAGCAGGCACTCTGGTTCCACGGTGGCAACCTGCACCAGTCCCGACATTACTCGCTTTACCTGGCGTTACAGCTGAAAGCACGGATGGAGGGGCTGGAAACACCAGTTTACGGATTGCAAACGGTCCATCACCTGTCCTGA
- a CDS encoding phenylacetic acid degradation protein PaaY gives MPSYSIEGVVPVVHPSAYVHPTAVLIGDVWIGPDCYVGPAASLRADFGRIVLKQGSNVQDTCVMHAFPGMDTIVEKNGHVGHGAILHGCIIGEDAMVGMNAVVMDEAHIAPRSIVGACAFVKAKFTCEPGSLIVGSPAKVMRMLSDKEIAWKKKGTEEYQRLTLRSLASLEEVQPLAEDDQDRPRLDASGYKPKYEQE, from the coding sequence ATGCCCAGTTACAGTATAGAAGGCGTTGTTCCCGTCGTTCACCCGTCGGCCTATGTTCACCCGACAGCCGTGTTGATCGGCGATGTCTGGATAGGGCCGGACTGCTACGTGGGGCCGGCAGCGTCCCTGCGCGCGGATTTTGGCCGGATTGTCCTGAAGCAGGGCTCGAACGTGCAGGACACCTGCGTGATGCACGCCTTCCCGGGCATGGACACCATTGTCGAAAAAAATGGCCATGTCGGGCACGGGGCCATTCTGCATGGCTGCATCATTGGCGAGGACGCCATGGTGGGCATGAATGCGGTGGTAATGGACGAGGCCCACATTGCCCCCCGCTCCATCGTTGGCGCCTGCGCCTTTGTGAAGGCAAAGTTCACCTGTGAGCCGGGCTCACTGATTGTCGGGTCACCGGCAAAAGTGATGCGGATGCTTAGCGACAAGGAAATCGCCTGGAAGAAAAAGGGAACCGAGGAGTACCAGAGGCTGACCCTCCGTTCCCTGGCCAGCCTGGAGGAAGTGCAGCCGCTGGCGGAAGACGACCAGGACCGGCCCCGCTTGGATGCCAGCGGCTACAAGCCGAAGTACGAGCAGGAATAA
- the paaG gene encoding 2-(1,2-epoxy-1,2-dihydrophenyl)acetyl-CoA isomerase PaaG, with the protein MTQPSILLEIDQGVALLTLNRPDNLNSFNVEMHERMRDAISTVRKDEAVRVLVITGSGRGFCAGQDLSDRSVSPDQEMPDLGASLENYYNPLMRSLRDLPMPVLCAVNGVAAGAGANIALSCDITLAARSASFVQAFCKLGLVPDSGGTWTLPRVAGMARAKGMALLGDKIGAEQAESWGMIWRCVDNEQLMEETMKLARHFATQPTKGLALIKRALHASASNTFEEQINLERDLQRMAGQTEDYREGVAAFMEKRTPNFKGK; encoded by the coding sequence ATGACTCAGCCGAGCATTCTTCTTGAAATCGATCAGGGCGTGGCTCTGTTAACTCTGAACCGCCCGGACAACCTGAACAGTTTCAATGTCGAAATGCACGAGCGCATGCGCGATGCCATCAGCACCGTCCGCAAGGATGAAGCTGTCCGTGTACTGGTCATTACTGGCTCCGGTCGGGGCTTTTGCGCGGGGCAGGATCTGTCTGACCGCAGCGTCTCCCCGGATCAGGAAATGCCGGATCTGGGCGCCTCCCTGGAGAATTACTACAACCCGCTGATGCGCAGTCTGCGAGACCTGCCGATGCCCGTTCTGTGCGCGGTGAATGGTGTAGCGGCCGGTGCCGGGGCCAACATCGCCCTGTCCTGCGACATCACCCTCGCAGCGCGTTCCGCCAGTTTTGTACAGGCTTTCTGCAAACTGGGCCTGGTGCCCGATTCCGGCGGCACCTGGACCCTGCCCCGCGTGGCCGGTATGGCCCGTGCCAAGGGCATGGCGCTGCTGGGCGACAAGATCGGCGCCGAGCAGGCGGAGAGCTGGGGCATGATCTGGCGCTGCGTGGATAACGAGCAGCTCATGGAAGAAACCATGAAACTGGCCCGTCATTTCGCGACCCAACCCACCAAGGGCCTTGCGCTGATCAAGCGGGCACTGCACGCCAGCGCCAGCAACACCTTTGAAGAGCAGATCAATCTGGAGCGTGATCTTCAGCGCATGGCCGGGCAGACCGAGGACTACCGCGAAGGCGTTGCCGCCTTCATGGAAAAACGCACGCCGAACTTCAAGGGGAAATAA
- the paaH gene encoding 3-hydroxyacyl-CoA dehydrogenase PaaH: protein MPALDTQTKVAVVGAGAMGSGIAQVAAQAGHQVYLHDQREGAAEAGRDGIARQLQRRVDKGKMPQQELDAVIGRIQAVAKLDEVADAGLVIEAIIEDLDIKRQLLANLEDLCAGDAILATNTSSISVTALGAEMTRPERLVGMHFFNPAPLMALVEVVMGLATSKTIAETVHATAAAWGKKPVYATSTPGFIVNRVARPFYAESLRLLQEQATDAATLDAIIREAGQFRMGAFELTDLIGHDVNYAVTNSVFNAYFQDPRFRPSLTQKELVEAGRLGRKNGQGFYPYGEGAEKPEPQTEPTRQSEETVLIVEGNPGAAAPLLQRLKEAGLTLVERDGPGQLRFGDAVLALTDGRMATERAATDGIANLVLFDLAFDYRTASRLALAAADQTSEAAISSACALLQKAGIAISLIADRPGLLVMRTVAMLANEAADAALHGVATIADIDLAMKAGLNYPEGPLSWSDRLGAGHVFNVLTNIQNSYAEDRYRPALLLRKNAFAQKGFYS, encoded by the coding sequence ATGCCGGCACTGGATACTCAAACCAAAGTTGCCGTCGTTGGCGCCGGCGCCATGGGCTCGGGCATTGCCCAGGTGGCCGCCCAGGCGGGCCACCAGGTTTACCTGCACGACCAGAGAGAGGGCGCGGCGGAAGCCGGCCGTGATGGTATTGCCAGGCAGCTTCAGCGGCGGGTCGACAAGGGCAAGATGCCGCAGCAGGAGCTGGACGCGGTTATTGGCCGGATTCAGGCTGTCGCAAAGCTGGATGAAGTCGCCGACGCCGGGCTGGTGATCGAGGCCATCATTGAAGACCTCGACATCAAGCGCCAACTGCTGGCCAACCTGGAAGACCTGTGCGCCGGGGACGCAATCCTCGCCACCAATACCTCGTCCATCTCCGTGACCGCCCTCGGCGCCGAAATGACCAGGCCCGAGCGCCTGGTAGGCATGCACTTTTTCAATCCGGCGCCGTTGATGGCGCTGGTCGAAGTGGTGATGGGCCTGGCCACCAGCAAGACCATCGCCGAGACCGTTCACGCCACGGCTGCCGCCTGGGGCAAGAAGCCGGTGTATGCCACCTCGACGCCCGGCTTTATTGTTAACCGCGTGGCCCGCCCATTCTACGCGGAAAGCCTGCGCCTGCTGCAGGAACAGGCCACCGATGCCGCCACGCTGGATGCCATCATCCGCGAAGCCGGCCAGTTCCGCATGGGCGCCTTCGAGCTGACCGACCTGATCGGCCACGACGTGAACTACGCGGTCACCAATTCCGTGTTCAACGCCTACTTCCAGGATCCGCGTTTCCGGCCGTCGCTGACTCAGAAAGAACTGGTGGAAGCCGGTCGCCTCGGACGCAAGAACGGCCAGGGTTTTTATCCCTATGGCGAAGGCGCTGAAAAGCCCGAGCCCCAGACCGAGCCCACTCGCCAGTCCGAGGAAACCGTGCTGATTGTCGAAGGCAATCCCGGCGCGGCCGCCCCGCTGCTCCAGCGTCTGAAAGAAGCCGGCCTTACTCTTGTCGAGCGCGACGGCCCGGGCCAGCTCCGTTTCGGTGACGCCGTGCTGGCTCTGACCGATGGCCGGATGGCGACCGAGAGGGCCGCCACCGACGGCATCGCCAACCTGGTGCTGTTCGACCTGGCCTTTGACTACCGCACGGCATCCCGGCTTGCCCTGGCCGCCGCCGACCAGACCTCGGAAGCAGCCATCTCCAGCGCCTGTGCTTTACTTCAAAAGGCGGGTATTGCCATAAGCCTGATTGCTGACCGCCCCGGCCTGTTGGTGATGCGCACCGTGGCCATGCTGGCCAACGAAGCCGCCGATGCCGCCCTCCATGGCGTTGCCACGATTGCCGACATCGATCTGGCTATGAAAGCGGGCCTGAACTACCCGGAAGGTCCGCTGAGCTGGAGCGACCGCCTCGGGGCAGGCCATGTATTTAACGTTCTCACCAACATCCAGAACAGCTACGCAGAAGACCGCTATCGCCCTGCCCTGCTGCTCCGGAAGAATGCATTTGCACAGAAGGGGTTTTATTCATGA
- the paaI gene encoding hydroxyphenylacetyl-CoA thioesterase PaaI: protein MSEMDPQTLAEECAKAMFARDRASQKLGMNIESVAPGKAVLTMTVTGDMIQGHGSCHGGYLFTLADSAFAFACNSYDRATVASGCSIDYMYGAKEGDRLTATAEEQARGGRTGVYDITLTNQDGRKVALFRGRSYEVRGTVRNSEETA, encoded by the coding sequence ATGAGCGAAATGGACCCGCAAACCCTCGCCGAGGAATGCGCGAAAGCCATGTTCGCGCGCGACCGCGCCAGCCAGAAACTGGGCATGAACATCGAGTCGGTCGCCCCCGGCAAGGCGGTACTCACCATGACCGTCACCGGCGACATGATCCAGGGCCACGGCTCCTGCCATGGCGGCTACCTGTTCACCCTGGCCGACTCCGCGTTCGCCTTTGCCTGCAACAGCTACGACCGGGCCACCGTGGCCTCTGGCTGCAGCATCGATTACATGTACGGCGCCAAAGAGGGCGACCGGCTGACCGCCACCGCCGAAGAGCAGGCCCGTGGCGGCCGCACCGGCGTTTATGACATCACACTAACCAACCAGGATGGCCGCAAGGTCGCACTGTTCCGGGGCCGCTCCTACGAGGTTCGTGGCACCGTACGCAATTCGGAGGAAACTGCATGA
- the pcaF gene encoding 3-oxoadipyl-CoA thiolase yields the protein MSTDNTLKDAYIVDAIRTPIGRYGGALSAVRADDLGAVPIKALTERHPDLDWSKIDDVLYGCANQAGEDNRDVARMSLLLAGLPVDVPGSTINRLCGSGMDAIGSAARAIRTGETQLMIAGGVESMSRAPFVMGKADSAFSRKAEIFDTTIGWRFVNPVLKKQYGIDSMPETAENVAADFGISREDQDAFALRSQQRTAAAQKEGRLAAEITPVTIPRRKQDPLVVDTDEHPRETSLEKLASLPTPFREKGTVTAGNASGVNDGACALLLAGADALKQYNLKPRARIVAMATAGVEPRIMGFGPAPATRKVLATAGLELADMDVIELNEAFAAQALAVTRDLGLPDDAEHVNPNGGAIALGHPLGMSGARLVTTALNELERRHAAGQKARYALCTMCIGVGQGIALIIERVDTVA from the coding sequence ATGAGCACCGACAACACCCTTAAAGACGCCTACATCGTCGATGCCATCCGAACCCCCATCGGGCGTTACGGCGGTGCGCTCTCCGCCGTTCGTGCAGACGATCTGGGCGCCGTGCCCATCAAGGCCCTGACCGAACGCCACCCGGATCTGGACTGGTCAAAGATTGACGACGTGCTCTACGGCTGCGCCAATCAGGCCGGCGAGGACAATCGGGATGTTGCCCGCATGTCCCTGCTGCTGGCAGGCCTGCCTGTAGATGTTCCCGGGAGCACCATCAACCGCCTGTGTGGCTCCGGTATGGATGCAATTGGCAGCGCGGCAAGGGCCATACGTACCGGCGAAACCCAGCTGATGATCGCTGGCGGCGTGGAATCCATGTCCCGCGCGCCGTTTGTCATGGGCAAGGCCGACTCGGCCTTCAGCCGCAAGGCAGAGATTTTTGACACCACCATCGGCTGGCGCTTCGTCAATCCGGTGCTGAAGAAGCAGTACGGCATCGATTCCATGCCCGAGACGGCCGAGAACGTCGCGGCCGATTTCGGCATCTCCCGGGAAGACCAGGATGCCTTCGCCCTGCGCAGCCAGCAGCGTACCGCCGCTGCCCAGAAGGAAGGCCGGCTGGCCGCCGAAATCACCCCGGTGACCATTCCCCGCCGCAAGCAGGACCCGCTGGTGGTGGATACCGATGAGCACCCCCGGGAAACCAGCCTTGAAAAGCTCGCCTCGCTGCCGACTCCGTTCCGTGAAAAAGGCACGGTCACGGCCGGCAATGCCTCCGGTGTGAATGACGGCGCCTGCGCTCTGCTCCTGGCCGGCGCCGATGCCCTCAAGCAATACAACCTCAAGCCCCGCGCCCGGATCGTTGCCATGGCCACCGCCGGCGTCGAGCCACGGATCATGGGCTTTGGCCCGGCGCCAGCCACCCGAAAGGTGCTGGCAACCGCCGGCCTGGAGCTGGCCGACATGGACGTGATTGAGCTGAACGAAGCCTTCGCCGCCCAGGCCCTCGCGGTTACCCGCGACCTCGGGCTACCGGATGACGCCGAACATGTGAACCCCAACGGCGGCGCCATTGCCCTGGGCCATCCGCTGGGCATGAGTGGAGCGCGGCTGGTAACCACCGCCCTGAACGAACTGGAGCGCCGCCACGCGGCGGGCCAGAAAGCCCGGTATGCCCTGTGCACCATGTGCATCGGCGTTGGCCAGGGCATCGCCCTGATTATTGAGCGGGTGGATACGGTGGCCTGA
- the paaK gene encoding phenylacetate--CoA ligase PaaK — protein MTLPLQKLGKLDRMETASIDELRHEQLQRLRWSVVHAYTNVPFYRKAFDDIGLKPMDINSLDDLAKVPFTAKADLRDNYPFGMFATPMSDVVRVHASSGTTGKPTVVGYTQSDINTWADIVARSIRAGGGSRGDKVHVSYGYGLFTGGLGAHYGAERLGCTVIPMSGGQTEKQVQLIKDFEPDIIMVTPSYMLNIADEMDRQGIDPHKLPLRLGIFGAEPWTNSMRTEIEERLGIEALDIYGLSEVMGPGVGMECIETKDGPTIWEDHFYPEIINPETGEVLPDGEYGELVFTSLTKVALPILRYRTRDLTRLLPGTARPMRRMDKITGRSDDMLIIRGVNVFPSQIEEQVLKCQALAPHYEIEVYKEGNLDCVDIRAELKPGVTDSPESRAAAAKELAHHIKSYIGISTRVEVVETNRLARSEGKAKRVFDRRKQ, from the coding sequence ATGACCTTACCACTGCAAAAACTTGGCAAACTTGACCGAATGGAAACCGCCAGCATCGATGAGCTGCGCCATGAACAGCTGCAGCGCCTACGCTGGAGTGTTGTCCATGCCTACACCAACGTGCCCTTCTACCGCAAAGCCTTTGACGACATCGGTCTGAAGCCGATGGACATCAATTCTCTGGATGACCTGGCCAAGGTGCCCTTTACCGCCAAGGCGGACCTGCGCGACAACTACCCCTTCGGCATGTTTGCCACGCCCATGTCCGACGTGGTGCGGGTACACGCTTCCAGCGGAACCACCGGCAAGCCGACCGTGGTCGGCTATACCCAGAGTGACATCAACACCTGGGCCGACATTGTGGCGCGGTCCATCCGGGCCGGCGGCGGCTCCCGGGGCGACAAGGTCCACGTTTCCTACGGCTACGGCCTGTTCACCGGCGGTCTTGGCGCTCACTACGGTGCCGAGCGCCTGGGCTGTACGGTCATCCCCATGTCCGGCGGCCAGACCGAGAAGCAGGTCCAGCTGATCAAGGACTTCGAGCCCGACATCATCATGGTCACGCCGTCCTACATGCTGAACATCGCTGACGAGATGGACCGCCAGGGCATTGATCCCCATAAGCTGCCCCTGCGTCTTGGCATCTTCGGCGCCGAACCCTGGACCAACTCCATGCGCACCGAAATCGAGGAGCGCCTGGGCATCGAGGCCCTGGATATCTACGGTCTGTCGGAAGTCATGGGCCCCGGCGTGGGTATGGAGTGCATTGAGACCAAAGATGGCCCCACTATCTGGGAAGACCACTTCTACCCGGAAATCATCAACCCGGAAACCGGGGAAGTGCTGCCCGATGGTGAATACGGCGAGCTGGTGTTCACGTCCCTGACCAAGGTGGCCCTGCCGATCCTGCGCTACCGCACCCGGGATCTTACCCGCCTGCTACCAGGCACCGCGCGCCCCATGCGCCGGATGGACAAGATCACCGGCCGCAGCGACGACATGCTGATTATTCGCGGCGTGAACGTGTTCCCGAGCCAGATCGAGGAACAGGTCCTGAAGTGCCAAGCGCTGGCGCCGCATTATGAGATTGAGGTGTACAAGGAAGGCAACCTGGACTGCGTGGATATCCGGGCCGAGCTGAAACCGGGGGTCACCGACAGCCCGGAAAGCCGTGCCGCGGCCGCCAAGGAGCTGGCCCACCACATCAAGTCCTACATCGGCATCAGCACCCGGGTCGAGGTGGTGGAAACCAACCGCCTGGCGCGCTCGGAAGGCAAGGCCAAGCGCGTGTTCGACCGTCGCAAGCAGTAA